In Rhinolophus ferrumequinum isolate MPI-CBG mRhiFer1 chromosome 3, mRhiFer1_v1.p, whole genome shotgun sequence, the DNA window atcatttctttccttctctttctgacatTTAGCATTCTAGATTCTACCATTTACTGATTTAATAGTTTTAGGTCTCCTTGTTTGGATGATATTTTGCTAGATACTTACATATGCAAAGGATGGATCTTACCTTCCAAGTGCTAACACCTGGTAGGTCGAGTGTGAATGGATGGTGCCGTGGTAATACCTCATAACACTAGTATGTTTTCCTCTTAGGTCCAACTCTTGATATCCTAGTTCAGGTACTTCCCACCACTCGCTTAGACAAGACATGCTATTGACTCACCTCTGATTCTTCAGCTGTTCTATATACATTGGCAGTTTTGATCATATCGTGCCTGATCAAAGTCTTTGGTGATACCCCATCACTCTTTTGTCTTCTCAACCTAGATTTTAAGGTTATTTCAACTGGAACCTAACCTTTTCCGGCCGCATTATTTTACAGCTCTGCCGTGCACAGGCCCACTGAACAGGGAGTTCGCTGTTCTTTCACTGTTCAGTTACAATACAGAGTGACGTTTTACAGAAAGGGCAGCAGGAACAAAAACACAAGGAAAGGCCAAGATTATATGGCAGATGAGGGCAGTTCACTTTGTAAATCTAAATAGTAACTATGTCAATGTTGGAAAACGATGTTTTCTTCAGTGACACTAGTACGTGGTATATACTATATGACATGCTTTATTCTTGTTAAAATGTCTTAGCAACTGTCCTTACATTGAATAAGCTAttgtacttttttgtttaaaatgagttacttttaaaaatcttcctagGCTAAGTAAACAGTTCTGTTTGCTCAGTGAAATAGTAATTAAATGTATTCCCAATCCATTTAGTGTATTTGTAGCTTTTACTAAATTTATGACAGAAATTAGCTGCTTATGAAATGTTAACTTTAATCCTATTTAAGCCTTAGTGTGGAGCAGGATCTTGGACCATATCTCCTTTGGGTGTGAAGAAAGTGATGCATTTAATGCTAAtaaactatttcatattttagaaatgtatttttagtgTGCTAGTAAATAGTACAACTGAAGTCGAAATTGAAGGTTTCATATGTAAGTAGAGGGGTTCTGGTATGGTGGAAGAAGCCCTACGCTGGGAGTCAGGAGGCTGGAGAGCTAGATTTCTAGGTCCAGTTCTGGCACTGAACTACCTGTGTCcttatttaatttctcaaaaataagCAGTTTGGACTAGGTCAGTCTCCTTCCAGCTTTACAATTCTATGATTCAGATCTACTCaggggaaaagaaataaacataatgttttattttggcattagataatatttataaagctaATTTATAAGGTGCTACATATAAAGAATGCCAACTatgtaaatgaatattaatactatatacatttttaatttagaaatacaaatgtgtgttttaaattataatcttGTACATTTTTAGGTAACTTGTACATAGAATAATTTCCATAGGCACAAATTTGAGCAAGTAGACCACTAtagtcttatataattaatatttttaaacttggcTTTTTCCCAGTGGGTGTCAGGTCAGCATTTTTAGTAACtgtaatatttagtaaatatgtatacaggggtaccaaaaaaatgtatacatatgacttgtattcatcttttgttattggtatatattgagtgttacaattttaatacagttttttctttcttaaaatgtgtatacatttttttggcatcctctgtatatatgatAGTAGTTTTGGTTGCACAGTAAGATATAACCTTATTTAAAGGTTTCAAATGTGGAAATGCAATCAAGTGGCCTTAATTCCTACATGGATGACCTTAAAtagttgttttcaatttgtactttttgtaGAGGATTTtaagattgggggtgggggggggttaATAAGTGATAAATCCAGTGAATAAAAGGGATTTTAGCCTACCTtcttatgtatgttttctttgatttggtagtaattgtttcttttgctttgtacAGACTCAAATCCAGTACCTGAAGCAAGTCCAGCAGCCTAGTGTGGCCCAACTGAGATCAACAATGGTGGACCCAGCCATCAActtgtttttcctaaaaatgaaagGTGAACTGGAACAGACTAAAGACAAACTGGAACAAGCCCAAAATGAACTGAGTGCCTGGAAGTTTACGCCTGATAGGTAAACAAATCATACTCCCCAGTCAAGACTTCCCTGACAGTCCCACTACGAGAAAGCTGTGGTGGGACAGCCAAGTACTCGTTTCCACACCAAGACTCAGACTTTTTGAGccaaaaaaaaagccacattctTATACTATCCAGCTTGTAATGGTTAATGTAAAACTTACCAGATGAACCTTGTGtttcagcttttttctcttccccctccctttgCTTCAGAGGCCTGATGGCGTCGGACTATTCCGAAGAAGTGGCCACCTCCGAAAAATTCCCCTTCTAGAACATGTAGACACTTGAGAAATGTTTCTGTTTGAAGAAAATAGAGGGAGAAACAGAAGTCTTAAGTCTGTGGCACACTGTGTCTTCAGACAGTTTGGAGGAATGAAAACCTAGAGATTTAAAATCATGAATTGAACATGTAAAATTccagtaaaatgtaaaaatggaatgCATCGCTCTTAACCTTGAGCACAGTGACTTAGAGACACTGTATACAGTTTTGCCAATAAGACTGTGGACTTGTGATTGTTGTTGAACTTCTGGGTCAAAACTCAAATGAGGTGAATTTTGCCTTTATAAAGGGTTTATTTCCTAAGAAACAACTTAATAGCCATGAGAGGAGAATCAACTAATAGATGTCAGTACAAGTAGTtcatatatttaatcatttagtTTGGGGCTCTATATTACTTGATCGAGCCTTAAATCAATGTGGTTTTAATCAATGGTTTGTTCTTTGAATGGTTGCTAATAATACTGTAGATAATCTCATTGAGGACTGTACAAACATGAAGGTGTGGTATCAAACTTCAGGTTTAAACTGTTTGAAGCATTATAAACATTCATTTCACAACTAGATTGTATAAGGATATTGGCTGTGATGAGACTCACTGCgttctttttttttagtagtgAAATTTATTAAATCCCCATTCCATTCTACAGGCACATGTTGAAAGAGAATTGTCTTTGGTGTTAATGGGGGAGTGTGTTCCTTCATTGTATTTGGGGCTTTTGTATCACACTCTTGATATTAAATTAAATGTGCCTTGAaatagttgggttttttttttttttttttgttttttttttttttttttttttttggttttttaagttCAAGGAATACCATGATGATTTTGTTGTACTTTTTAACATGTTGATTGGGGGGTGCTGTGGAGAGCAGATTGATGTTGGAAAAATTGTTGCCGTGCTCTTCAAAGTGAAGGAAAAGGCTCTGTCTCCTTTTTGAAGGACCTACTGTTTTCCAGCTGGTATCATAAAAGACAAGGAGACTTGACACTTGGTACTTTTTGACACCTTGTCCCAGGATATTGCAGTAGAAATTAACATGGGACAGCTTCAGAGGGTGCCTGCCAGAAGATTGGGGAAATAATGTATTGGAACTGTGGGCTGGCCTAAGTGAGACATTTtgtgaattggaaaaaaaaaaggtatagtGATCATTTCTAGCAAATTCATTTGATCATTTAGATAAATGAGGCATTATTTTCTTCATGCTTCCATCCAGTCCTGGAGGTGAATTTTTTTCGTCAGATCATTCTATAAGTCACCAATTCGAATTTTTTCTTGGTGATAATGAAGTCTAAGATGAGTGGAAGATAAATGTTCCAGATTGTCCCAACGTTTAAGTGCAGTTTTGACAAGGGTGACATAAGTTCTCTCTTAATCATTCAAATCAATTGTAAGTATCATGTATGTTTATCCTCTAAGGAACTGATTGTGGGGCACATGGTGGGGTGAAGAAGTGGTTTGTGTGACTTTACAGCGAGAAACCCGTTtctaaaattctcattatttgtgaGGGTTGGAGTGGTAAGTAACCAAATCTGTTTGAAATTAGCTTATTGTGCCCGCATTAAggcttttgtatatattttatgccaTTTAAGATCACATTAGAAATGGCCTAAATATTTTTAGTTGGccaagaaataatttataaaatgtattaacatGTACTTAAAATACAGCCAGTATCTTTCTTTGCCACTTAGGTAACAGTCACTTTGGGATCTGGGTTTTTGCTTCTTCTtgctgtttaaaaacattttttaattaataagataATACATGTTCATGTATAAAATTGAAACTGTGAAGAAAGGAGAAGACGAAAAGTGAGAGTCCTGGGATGTGTGTGGCCTTCCCCATTCTATTCTCTGGGAGCAGTAACCACTGTTAAGAATTTCTTGGGTATCATCAAGATAATTTCTATGCAAATACAGTCATTTTATATActgattttaaacaaatgtgtacATACAGATGATTTACTGCTTTGGTGTTTTTTTCACCCCACTTTATCCCTTGGGCATTTTTTCCACTTTTGGttcatttagtttcatttttaatggttatgTAATATTGTCATTGTATTAATGAATcgtaatttattttaatcacttataaatgaatttttgttCTGTTAAAAAATAGGCCATAAGCCAGGGGTATTCCAGGTACTATAAATACACCATTAATTTGAAACAAATAGTGCTTACTTAATACTGTGTCTGGAATAAATCAAGTAGAATCACTTGTGGGTttggggtggttttttttttcctattctgttttaattttgagaGAAAGATTCTCTGAATTGTCCAGTTTAGTTAAAATAGTTCATACATGTGACAGTGCATATATTTTAGAGTATTTAGAGGGATGTATTTCAGTATTTTGACAGTTTTCAGTTTGCTTTTAACTGTTTAGGTAATTGTGTGTACACTTCTCCAAGATAACCTTGGCTCCCTTAATAACAAAACAATGTACAGtatccattcttttttataaatttttctttcaaactaattcctgttatattttctttgtgggttatttgattttagaaatgggttggatttttttctttttgagattaaaaatattagtCCAATGACAGATACTTAGAAATGGATTCTCGTCGTGTTTTTGTGATGTAATAAACACAACACAAATTGTATATGACATAATTAGTAAAGTGACATAAAATTACAGAATGTTTAAAGAATAGCAATtttgttaagatttgttttaGTAATCAATTTAGAAGTGACAAGATTACCTTAGAacaggtatttatttataaaaaggtaCAGCTTCATAAATGAAATGCGTTTTGCATTAGAATTTGTGATATATGAGGCAAAGTCAGGTGAcaaatttattgattttagttCTGTTTTTCCTAGTCTTTATTAAATTCATATAAAGGAGATATTTCAGGTTAGCTGGAAAACATTGATGTTATATACTTTGCCAGGCAAAGTTGTGGGAGCATAGGCAGTAAAGTGTGAGGAACACCACTGTCTGACAGTGCTGCCTATTTCTTAATTCCTCACTTGATTTCGAAACTCTTGTTCACTGAGGGTGCTCATGGGAAACCGGGGATATGAGTAGCAACAGTGCAGTGAACAAGAACACTAGCTCAGAAAGTTGCCATGCGGAGAATTAAACCCTTACCACGTGCTGGCTCCAGGCTTTCACCTGAGGCTCCTTTGAGTAGTAGTAACCCAGATTGTACGCTACCACACATTTGTGTAAGGAAACTTAAATTACAAACTCGTGCTTCAGTTATATTAGGGTGTAGAGCACGTGTTCTCAGTTAAACTTGGAACACTGAGTCAAAGAACACGAATCATTTACAGAGTGCTCCCATTTTAGAAGTTATAAGACCTAATACAATTAGATGCATTCTGATATATCGGGCAAGTGCAAGTGTCactaaaagaaggaaggaatagaaAGCGTGAgcaaaaaaggtttttttaacttattaaggTCATTCTGAACTTAATGCCATCACAAGAACATGAAACTACTCAAGTCTCAAAGGTAACATCACAATTATATGATCCCTTTAAAAGTGATCATTTCTGGAGCATTTCAAATCTTTCTCCCAAGCAtatgtcctcagtttggctcaaataaacttacaaaatttttaaataatttttaaataaaagggatCATTTCTATTGTTATTGTTGAGGCTAAAGAAAAGCAGTAAAGGTTTATTGAGAGACGGCAATTAGGGCTTTTTGATTGCATTTTTGCAATTGCTGTATATGCATGTAGGTTCTATACAGTGTTgccccgaagataagacctagccggacaatcagctctaatgcatcttttggagcaaaaattaatataagacccggtctttactataatgtaagaccgggtgtaatataatatataacaataccagccttacattaatttttgctccaaaggacgccttagagctgattgtcaagctaggtcttgttttcggggaaacacggtagtatattGATTGCACTAGCACTTGGTAACTAATTTGTTGAAAGTATGGCACTCCTGattttggcaaatatttgtattatttgtgaTAAGTAACCCAAATCTTATTTTTGTGTTCTAAGGATAATCATTTATAACATGAATAAAATCTTAATCACATATcagtattaaatttttaaaaacttaatgtcACATTTTAAGACAGCTCAAAGTATGTATATCATATAAAGAAGTTAAATGAAGGATTGATGAATAGAAATAGTCTTAAGACTTTTAAAAgcctctttaaaaacaattactgAACTTGCCTCACTTAATGCAATAACGTTCTTGTGAGAACTGCTTATTAAGAGGCATCCTTATTAAATGCTGTTctggcaagaaaaaaatgcactcatttatttagatttataggttctgattttcatatattaggtattttaaagaattgtacaTTTACCTTTTCAAGAACTTTTTTGTTCCATAAAGCTAAGTACCTTGGTGTTGTGTTAATATTGGTATATATCAGGTATGTGTTAACTGGCCCATTTCTGTTTCAAATGATAATTTGAGatgaaaatagatttcaaaattattaatgtaatagaaataaaaagcgGCCATTTGGGTACTTTTTGTTTAGGGTTTATTTTTGCTGCTGTATTGGCAAAATACTGAAATGCAGAAGATGGACGTGTTccagaaaagaagatggtaattaTAGGGAGGCATCTGCTGTGACATAGTTATGTTCTGTACGTGATACCTCTCTCGTTGTAATAATTACAAGCAAAGAAGGTTGTAGAGagttttgtcttcattttgtgaTGGATGGCTCTTTCCTTTGCAGCCAAACAGGCAAAAAGTTAATGGCGAAGTGTCGAATGCTTATCCAGGAGAACCAAGAGCTTGGAAGGCAGCTGTCCCAGGGTCGTATTGCACAGCTTGAAGCAGAGTTGGCTTTACAGAAGAAATATAGTGAGGAACTTAAAAGCAGTCAGGATGGTAAgggttttttttgaaaagtttggtTTCACTTTGCACTGGCTTTAAAAAACCTGCCAGGCATGAGTATTACAGATCAGGTCCTGTACATGTTCATCTGTGGCCAGTGGTTCTATAGAATTATGAATGAAACATTTCTAGTTGATCCAGTAAACAAAGCCATTTAATTTTACTGGTTCCCCCTACCCCCAGCCACTCTCCTGGTTGTTCACTGTGTAAATTTCTTAAGAAGTTTTTGATTTTCACGGGCTGGGCAATGCTGTTCTATAACAAAGGCATTAATAGATATGCAAATACGTATTCAGTGCTTAAAAGGGAATATTTTCATTGAACCAATTTCTCTAATTGTAAATCTTGGAAGTATTTGATTATTTCCCGTGGTCTGAAAGTATATAATTATTCTATTAAGGCCTTGTTTAATGAGTAAGATGTTATATTTAAAACTTGATTATCAGCTGCCACCCTTTTGGGCGACAAGTAAGTATGGCTGCATTCGTgctgtttctcctttttatgAGAAAGAttaatagtaagaaaaataaccaaactctgaaaattaaattgtgaATTAGTGTAATTTAGTTAATTGCAAAGACTGATAGTCAAGCATATCTTTAAAACTATCTTTTCAAATGATAGTTGTTAGCTCTTACTATTTGTAAACATAGTAAATAGGTTTTATATAGTAGTGAGGAATATTTCCTCCAAAAGTCTTTTAGAACTTAATGGACATGTGTAGTCTATCAATTTTCTAGggttattttctctgatttttttttttcttggctgtgAAATAGTCCTTGGTTACAGCACAGCCTCTTTGGAGTGTTTGAGGACCGCATTGTTCCGTAGGGGCTAAACTGCTGGGAGGAGTAAGGGAACCAATCATGTGGGCCCACAGCTTAAACAACCGTGAAGCAGCTATTATCAGTGGTATGTGACTAGCTGATCTGAGTCAATTTAAACTTGAtgctttcatatatttgttttaagcATCCATCTTCCCCAAAAAAACAGCTCCTCCTTGAAtggctattttaaaattccaagcaGAATTTAAAATCGATTTTAGAATTATGTTTGTTCacttcaatatttattgactgcctgGCTTTGTGGCAGCGactaagaaacatttttaaatataagagaTACTAAAGTAGGTCTGACTCTCCTTTGCACAGAACTAAATGACTTCATCATTCAACTTGACGAAGAAGTAGAGGGTATGCAGAGTACCATTCTAGTTCTTCAGCAACAACTGAAGGAGACACGCCAACAGCTGGCTCAGTACCAACAACAGCAGTCTCAAGCCCCAGCCCCAAGTACCAGCAGGACTACAGCTTCTGAGCCTGTAGGACAGGCAGAGGCCACAGGTAAAGACTGCAGTCGGCTGGCCAACGGACCAAGTAATGGCAGTTCCTCCCGTCAGAGGACGTCTGGGTCTGGATTTCACAGGGAGGGGGACACAACTGAAGATGACTTGCCTTCTTCTCCAGGGAATGGTAATAAGGCCTCCAACAGCTCGGAGGAGAGAACTGGCAGAGGAGGTAGTAGTTACGTAAACCAACTCAGTGCGGGGTATGAAAGTGTAGACTCTCCCACGGGCAGTGAAAACTCTCTCACACACCACTCAAATGACACAGACTCCAATCATGACCCTCAAGAGGAGAAAACAGTGAGTGGGAAAGGTAACCGAACTGCGGGTTCCCGCCATGTTCAGAATGGCTTGGACTCAAGTGTCAATGTACAGGGTTcagttttgtaatattttttccagcAAATTTTTATACAGTGTCATTTAATTTGGGAGAGGATACTGTCCAGAAAATTAACGCATACTTTTGTCacaatttgcctttttttttttttttgtgggtgtgtttttctgtttttcccccccCTTTGCTTCAATACCTCTGCCACTTTGGAAATGGTAacagttaattattttattgctaaCAGGACATTTTGTGTACGGTCAGGTTATTTTTATATGAGTTAATGTGAAGTTGTAAATGGAAATCTTTCCTTAAAGTATAACATAATGATGTCTGTATAAATCTGTGGCTATCTAGAACCTGAGCTGTGTGAGGGCATTCTCACTCATGCTGTTCCTAGACCTCTGCACCATTCAGACCTGTTAGAGTAGATGTGGGTTTGTGACTGCCAAGTTTGCCCAGTAGAGTAGTTCATCACTAAAAGTTGGACTTGTTGATGGAGTCCTATAGTAGTTTCAGTGTTAGATGCAGTTTTTTCCACCATACATTTGTGCATTTTCTCTTTAGGTGACTGAATGTTTAAGAAATTTGTGTGCATAGTTACTCAGTTTTTATGAACTGTTGTACCCTGTTAATGCATATTGCTCTGTGACTCCAGTATATCTTAACCTGTACTGACCAAAcctaaataaagatttttattgtaaCACGTGCATtagttgtttgtgtgtgtgtgtgtgtgtgtgtgtgtgtgtgtgtgtagcacttgttatttattttaattgaattgcttaatttctactcatccttcagtaTCATACCACAAAGTGAAATTTAAGTCCATGGCATCGGGggtgtttttgtggggttttttttaaacttttatttaagtgtgtttttccaggactcataagctccaagtcaagtagttatttcaatgtagttgtggagggcacagctcgtagtggcccatgtgggaatcgaaccaccagccttgttaagagcaccacgttctaaccaactgagctaaccagtcgcCCCCATGGCATCAGTTTTGATTGTGCAcgtaatttttataaatgttatgcaatattagaaaatacagaaaagtataaagaaaatagtCAACTTTTACTAGGTTTTAATTGAAaagcagaatttatttttgtgaaatttcagGTAATTAGGATATCTGTGTAGTCAcgtgtttgttttaaaacattggccagtgctaccgtgtttccccgaaaataagactaagcagaaaataagcactagcttgatttttcaggatgctcgtaatatataATAatccctaatgcgtcttttgaagcaaaaattaatataagatccggtcttattttcggggaaacatggttattttatattacgagcatcctgaaaaatcatgctagagcttgtttgcggttaggtcttgttttggggGTAACATGTACTGATTTGTACTAATAATATGTCTGCTAATATACATAGGAAGGCTGTGGGGTGTTACaatgaaggagaaaatgtttttaagatgtAAGGCTCAaagtttgttttctgtcattttaaataataagcaTCAAGGTCTATAGTCTTGAAAGCTACAGATCTATAGCTTTTTATATATGTGATtgagatgaaatgtgatttttgctGAAAGCAAGATACCTTGTTTTACTTACAATTAAGGAATCTCAGAAGTGGAGTTATGACACTTGAAACTGAGGTACAACTTACTTGAAAATAACACCTGTGTTTTTGCTGGTTTAACTAACATGCAAGTATATCTGGTTTTACATGACATATTTAAAGACTGCTCTTCCTGTCTTTTGATTAATCTTTTGTTCAGTCTTCAGGTAAGAAAGcctatacaattttaaataagtttgGTAATGATAGACATTTTGGCTTGtactaaaatactaaatattctGTTGGAGATTTATCAAgtacttggttttgttttttgtcgtGTCCTTTTACTTGCccaatttaaacaaaaagtgaATTTCATTTTGGTATTAAGTAATGATGTGCAgtaggaaattaatttttaaagtgataattTTATGACTATAAATTGAATATACACCTATCATGTATCATGACCaattttcacatttctgttgaATCTGCATTAATGTATGATTAACTTGGGCAGTGAGAATTTAAGATTGTGCAGAGTCAATAGTCTTTGTTTCTGGAATTGAATACTTTATTTGCCGGTATGACTGTGATGAGACAGGTAGGTGGTAAATCATAATCCAGGCTGAGAGGGTGGCCTCGAGCTAATGGATTTGAATGCTTGCTTTCTCACTTGCCTGCCTCATGGCTTGGGTGAactacttaatctctctgtggtTAGTGTTTCCCTGTAAAGAGCATTCagtaaataagttaatacatgtatTGTGCTTACTTACCTACCACTGGGTGTGTAGTgactgctcagtaaatgttaaatgttcCTTGAAGTGAAGTTCCAGCCCTGATGGCAAACCATCTCCCTCGGTCAAACTACTCCAGACacaaatttttattgtttggaTAGTTTCCCCGGAAAGGAAAGGTAccctctttccctgaaaataagacctagctggacaatcagctctcatgaatcttttggaacaaaaactaatacaaaaCCTGGTATTACATgatactatatttattatatatatgttatgtttattatacccggtcttagagtaaaataagactgggacttgtattaatttttgctccaaaagacacattacagctgattgtccagataggtcttattttcggggaaacacggtagtagcttTAAATGCGTTGTGATCTTTGATGTGAAAGTGGAGGGCTGCCTGTATTTACTTTCTTCCTCTGCTAAAGTGTGTTACTTCCTCAGCAGGACAAGTGGGAGTGCTAAGCCTTCTTTAGGTGACTCCTGGAAAGGAGATACCCAGAATTTGGCAAAAGTTTGATGAGTACTGCCAAAGAAGGTTAATTTTTAAGGGCAGTCAACTTGGATAAAGCCCAAGCTACAGTAAGAAAATTTCAGTGTTTCTACTTGAACATTATTCCAGAGAGAGTCAAGGTAGTAAAAAATGCCTTAACATTTTTTGACATCTGAGTACTTAAATGCCAGAATCTGACAGGTATTTTATGTGCATTAAGACTTTCATTATCACCCTATGAGATAGGCACGGGTGTTATCCCTATTTACAGAGTAGGAAATGGGCTTAAAAGGGTTAAGTAACTACCAAAGTGTTGGTAAGTGTTGGAGCTGCCCTCTAGGGTGCTGTCATAAAAGCTTCCTGGACAATACCTCAAAGCTGCCAGCTGCACCACATCTGATTCCAAGGGGCCAGGCTTGGTGCTGTGTCCTGCCCGCCTTCATCCTGTTGAGTGACAAGAAGAAATGTTACCTGAGCTGCTGAGGATCACCTAGCAGTCTGGTTGCTGTGCCACATACGTATGAGTTGGAAACAGTCACATGAAATGGTAATGCAATGATGGAAAAAATGTAAGTTATAAAGATTTTAAGTAGTTCAAGATGCTAGCTGGCTAAGGTAAGAGGGTTTAGAAATGGTTAATTTGGTCCTTGAAGGAAATGCTATCAGTTTGTGGACAAGCAGAATGAGAACATTTCTCAAAGGTCTGGCATTGGATGAGGTACCAGTTGCCATCGTTTCACAAGGTTTAGTGGATACTATTTACTGTTGGGAAGATTTTAAtgagaacaaaaatgtaaaagtgcTTGTCAGGGCTCACTAGGTGTTCTTTTGGCCTCAGCTGTATTTGATCCAACTTACCGATTAGTTTCTGGGACACTTGCAAACAATTCAAAGCTATTCTTTCTGACAATTTTCTCTTAGATGTTCCTTATTTCTCAATAGCAGTTTGTCCCCTGTACTGCTCTTCTCTATGACATTTTCTTGGGAGTTCATTTATTCCTGTGGCTGTAATGAACACTTTTTGCAACCCTGAGTAATGTCATTTGATCTGGACCCATCATGGGAGAGTTGAGCGGTACCCCTATGTAAAGAGCTTGCTGTGAACTCCAGTTGTACAAGTCCACTTTGGTGGTCACTGCTTCCTTCAGACCAGCAAGAGAGTTTGCTGCTTGGGAGGCTGGTGAATTCTGCCTTCTGCTAAAATCTGGCCCGAACTCCTACAACCTGTTTGTGAAACTTAACCCACAAGGGTTGCAAGGCCCCCTTTAGGAG includes these proteins:
- the WTAP gene encoding pre-mRNA-splicing regulator WTAP isoform X1 — protein: MTNKGFKMTNEEPLPKKVRLSETDFKVMARDELILRWKQYEAYVQALEGKYTDLNSNDVTGLRESEEKLKQQQQESARRENILVMRLATKEQEMQECTTQIQYLKQVQQPSVAQLRSTMVDPAINLFFLKMKGELEQTKDKLEQAQNELSAWKFTPDSQTGKKLMAKCRMLIQENQELGRQLSQGRIAQLEAELALQKKYSEELKSSQDELNDFIIQLDEEVEGMQSTILVLQQQLKETRQQLAQYQQQQSQAPAPSTSRTTASEPVGQAEATGKDCSRLANGPSNGSSSRQRTSGSGFHREGDTTEDDLPSSPGNGNKASNSSEERTGRGGSSYVNQLSAGYESVDSPTGSENSLTHHSNDTDSNHDPQEEKTVSGKGNRTAGSRHVQNGLDSSVNVQGSVL
- the WTAP gene encoding pre-mRNA-splicing regulator WTAP isoform X2 → MTNEEPLPKKVRLSETDFKVMARDELILRWKQYEAYVQALEGKYTDLNSNDVTGLRESEEKLKQQQQESARRENILVMRLATKEQEMQECTTQIQYLKQVQQPSVAQLRSTMVDPAINLFFLKMKGELEQTKDKLEQAQNELSAWKFTPDSQTGKKLMAKCRMLIQENQELGRQLSQGRIAQLEAELALQKKYSEELKSSQDELNDFIIQLDEEVEGMQSTILVLQQQLKETRQQLAQYQQQQSQAPAPSTSRTTASEPVGQAEATGKDCSRLANGPSNGSSSRQRTSGSGFHREGDTTEDDLPSSPGNGNKASNSSEERTGRGGSSYVNQLSAGYESVDSPTGSENSLTHHSNDTDSNHDPQEEKTVSGKGNRTAGSRHVQNGLDSSVNVQGSVL